From Drosophila yakuba strain Tai18E2 chromosome 2L, Prin_Dyak_Tai18E2_2.1, whole genome shotgun sequence, one genomic window encodes:
- the LOC6529101 gene encoding zinc transporter 2-like — protein sequence MSKYQKLDNALLSNAHDDDSEGGFPVCFDDNHQNTGFQRDPDTRDDRLLDNQDRYYSVNNNEVDREVVTIGSNVVRVPEEQTWEVPLLGDCGDNARNQSSEAEFDMQRDCCNHQPGFRANPMSKSAQEAKYKIMLAVFLCCIFMIIEFLGGYVAGSLAIMTDAAHLASDCISFVIGLVAIWIGSRPPDERMSFGYKRFEVIGALASILGIWFVTTLLVVVAVQRIYSQDFELNADMMMLISGIGIFINIVMMFVLHGSWFVSRNGHGHSHSHNHENEHEPNNSPSQTRSNSYIYTASGGQNPSKVDERHSVRKERNLTEHKILITNGKKTNQAGTSKIQLAHEEKNLNLRAAMIHVIGDLVQSIGVFLASVLIKVCPGAKYADPLCTLIFSIIVIMTTLRLFRESMGIIVNAVPQNLNMRTLHLELGSLQGVRSVHHLNVWQQTSQQRVLMVHLVIDSRADCNEVLQTATELVAGPKYNVKHATIQIEPTTE from the exons ATGTCAAAATATCAGAAGCTTGACAATGCACTGCTATCCAACGCTCACGATGACGACTCTGAAGGGGGTTTCCCGGTTTGCTTTGATGATAATCATCAAAATACGGGCTTCCAACGGGATCCAGATACTAGAGATGATCGACTGCTAGATAATCAAGACAGGTATTACAGCGTTAACAACAACGAAGTGGATAGGGAGGTGGTGACAATTGGGTCAAATGTCGTCCGAGTTCCAGAGGAGCAAACCTGGGAGGTGCCACTGTTGGGCGACTGTGGTGACAATGCGAGGAATCAG AGTTCGGAAGCGGAATTTGATATGCAGCGTGATTGCTGCAATCATCAACCAGGGTTCAGGGCCAACCCAATGAGCAAATCTGCACAGGAggccaaatataaaattatgctaGCAGTTTTCCTGTGTTGCATATTTATG ATCATTGAATTTCTTGGCGGCTATGTGGCCGGAAGTCTAGCTATAATGACGGATGCCGCCCATTTAGCATCTGATTGCATTAGTTTCGTCATCGGTTTAGTCGCTATATGGATAGGGAGTCGCCCGCCCGACGAACGTATGTCCTTTGGGTACAAACGCTTTG AGGTTATCGGAGCTCTGGCCTCTATCTTGGGAATTTGGTTTGTAACTACCCTGCTCGTGGTTGTGGCTGTTCAAAGGATCTACTCTCAGGACTTTGAACTAAACGCCGATATGATGATGCTTATTTCAGGCATTggcattttcataaatattgt AATGATGTTTGTTTTGCATGGATCCTGGTTCGTCAGTCGGAATGGACATGGCCACAGTCACAGCCATAATCACGAAAACGAACATGAGCCAAATAATAGTCCTTCACAAACGCGTTCCAACTCCTACATTTATACGGCGAGTGGTGGTCAAAATCCTTCAAAGGTGGATGAAAGGCATTCAGTaaggaaagaaagaaatttaaCCGAACATAAGATTCTTATtacaaatggaaaaaaaacaaatcagGCTGG AACTTCAAAAATCCAGTTGGCACACGAGGAGAAAAACCTGAACTTGCGTGCTGCGATGATTCATGTAATTGGGGACCTAGTGCAGAGCATTGGCGTTTTTTTGGCCTCCGTCCTAATTAAAGTTTGT CCAGGTGCCAAATATGCTGATCCCCTGTGTACtctaatattttcaattattgtAATTATGACTACTCTGCGTCTGTTTCGGGAGTCTATGGGAATCATCGTGAATGCAGTTCCACAGAACCTTAATATGCGCACTCTGCATTTGGAGCTGGGCAGCCTCCAAGGTGTCAG ATCTGTCCACCACCTAAACGTGTGGCAACAAACCTCTCAGCAAAGGGTGCTGATGGTACATCTCGTTATAG ACTCTCGAGCTGACTGCAATGAGGTACTGCAGACTGCCACGGAGCTAGTCGCTGGCCCAAAATATAACGTAAAGCATGCAACTATTCAAATAGAACCAACAACTGAGTAG
- the LOC120320548 gene encoding probable zinc transporter protein DDB_G0283629 encodes MTTLRLFRESMGIIVNAVPQNLNMRTLHLELGSLQGVRSVHHLNVWQQTSQQRVLMVHLVIDSRADCNEVLQTATELVAGPKYNVKHATIQIEPTTE; translated from the exons ATGACTACTCTGCGTCTGTTTCGGGAGTCTATGGGAATCATCGTGAATGCAGTTCCACAGAACCTTAATATGCGCACTCTGCATTTGGAGCTGGGCAGCCTCCAAGGTGTCAG ATCTGTCCACCACCTAAACGTGTGGCAACAAACCTCTCAGCAAAGGGTGCTGATGGTACATCTCGTTATAG ACTCTCGAGCTGACTGCAATGAGGTACTGCAGACTGCCACGGAGCTAGTCGCTGGCCCAAAATATAACGTAAAGCATGCAACTATTCAAATAGAACCAACAACTGAGTAG